One window of the Streptomyces sp. NBC_00259 genome contains the following:
- a CDS encoding lipid II:glycine glycyltransferase FemX, whose translation MSLTLRTISREQHLAYIQTLPAASHCQVPAWADVKTEWRSESLGWFDKSGELVGVGLVLYRQLPKIKRYLAYLPEGPVINWYAPNLDDWLQPMLAHLKHQGAFSVKMGPPVVIRRWDAPAIKAGIQDPDVKRLRDVEATHIEPRAFEVADRLRKMGWQQGEDGGAGFGDVQPRYVYQVPLANRSLDDVLKGFNQLWRRNIKKAEKAGVEVVQGGYDDLAEWQRLYEITAERDRFRPRPLSYFQRMWTVLNSEDPNRMRLYFARHNGVNLSAATMLVVGGHVWYSYGASDNVGREVRPSNAMQWRMLRDAYAMGATVYDLRGISDSLDETDHLFGLIQFKVGTGGEAVEYVGEWDFPLNKLLHKALDIYMSRR comes from the coding sequence ATGAGCCTGACCCTGAGGACCATCAGCCGAGAGCAGCATCTGGCATACATCCAGACCCTGCCCGCGGCGAGTCACTGCCAGGTCCCGGCATGGGCGGACGTCAAGACCGAGTGGCGCTCCGAGAGCCTCGGCTGGTTCGACAAGAGCGGCGAGCTCGTCGGAGTCGGTCTCGTCCTGTACCGGCAGCTGCCCAAGATCAAGCGTTACCTGGCGTATCTGCCCGAGGGCCCGGTGATCAACTGGTACGCCCCGAACCTGGACGACTGGCTGCAGCCGATGCTGGCGCACCTGAAGCACCAGGGTGCCTTCTCCGTGAAGATGGGCCCGCCGGTCGTGATCCGCCGCTGGGACGCCCCGGCGATCAAGGCCGGTATCCAGGATCCGGACGTGAAGCGTCTGCGCGACGTCGAGGCCACCCACATCGAGCCGCGCGCCTTCGAGGTGGCGGACCGGCTGCGCAAGATGGGCTGGCAGCAGGGCGAGGACGGTGGCGCCGGCTTCGGTGACGTGCAGCCCCGGTACGTCTACCAGGTGCCTCTGGCCAACCGGTCGCTCGACGATGTCCTCAAGGGCTTCAACCAGCTGTGGCGGCGGAACATCAAGAAGGCCGAGAAGGCCGGCGTCGAGGTCGTCCAGGGCGGCTACGACGACCTCGCCGAGTGGCAGCGGCTGTACGAGATCACGGCCGAGCGCGACCGCTTCCGGCCCCGCCCGCTCTCGTACTTCCAGCGCATGTGGACGGTGCTGAACAGCGAGGACCCGAACCGCATGCGCCTGTACTTCGCGCGGCACAACGGGGTGAACCTGTCGGCGGCGACCATGCTCGTCGTCGGTGGCCACGTCTGGTACTCGTACGGCGCCTCCGACAACGTCGGACGCGAGGTCCGGCCCTCGAACGCGATGCAGTGGCGGATGCTGCGCGACGCCTACGCCATGGGCGCCACGGTCTACGACCTGCGCGGCATCAGCGACTCGCTCGACGAGACCGACCACCTCTTCGGCCTGATCCAGTTCAAGGTGGGCACCGGCGGCGAAGCCGTCGAGTACGTCGGCGAGTGGGACTTCCCGCTCAACAAGCTGCTGCACAAGGCTCTCGACATCTACATGTCGCGCCGCTGA
- a CDS encoding glycosyltransferase family 87 protein encodes MPSPEKTIVQQDQPLVRPTQRDEVAAAGSELIGGPMGRWAWVGSSWLTPVRVISLVAIGMFALGMVQKIPCYDWAWFRGTSSQYTHACYSDIPHLFLGRGFADGLVPYFDRLNGDMEYLEYPVLTGLFMQVAAWLTPGDGSLQHREQIYWMVNAGMLMICTAIIAVCVARTHRRRPWDALLVALAPAFALTATINWDLLAIALTAAAMLMWSRGRALAFGILIGLATAAKLYPVLLLGPLLVLCWRAGRYREYGAAFLGAAASWLIVNLPVMLLAPEGWKKFYTFSQERQVDFGSFWLIITQRTGESIDVDTVNTYATLLMLLSCAGIAALALTAPRRPRFAQLAFLVVAAFILTNKVYSPQYVLWLIPLAALARPRWRDFLIWQACEVMYFLGIWMYLAYTTSGDKHQGLPPEGYQLAIALHLLGTLYLCAVVVRDILMPERDPVRQDGSDDPSGGVLDRAQDVFVLGQAARPPRHAAHAVEGPRVEWGMTGSAGH; translated from the coding sequence ATGCCGAGCCCAGAGAAGACGATCGTGCAGCAGGACCAGCCGCTGGTGCGTCCCACGCAGCGGGACGAGGTCGCGGCGGCCGGCAGCGAGCTGATCGGCGGCCCCATGGGCCGCTGGGCGTGGGTCGGCAGCAGCTGGCTCACGCCGGTGAGGGTGATCTCCCTGGTGGCGATCGGGATGTTCGCGCTCGGCATGGTGCAGAAGATCCCCTGCTACGACTGGGCCTGGTTCCGTGGCACCAGTTCGCAGTACACCCACGCCTGCTATTCCGACATTCCGCATCTGTTCCTGGGACGGGGCTTCGCGGACGGTCTGGTGCCGTACTTCGACCGGCTGAACGGCGACATGGAGTACCTCGAGTACCCCGTGCTGACTGGGCTGTTCATGCAGGTGGCGGCCTGGCTGACACCGGGCGACGGCTCGCTCCAGCACCGTGAGCAGATCTACTGGATGGTCAACGCGGGCATGCTGATGATCTGCACCGCGATCATCGCCGTCTGTGTCGCGCGGACGCATCGCCGCAGGCCCTGGGACGCGCTGCTGGTGGCCCTCGCGCCCGCGTTCGCCCTCACCGCCACGATCAACTGGGATCTGCTGGCGATCGCCCTCACAGCGGCGGCCATGCTGATGTGGTCGCGTGGGCGCGCTCTCGCCTTCGGCATCCTCATCGGGCTTGCCACGGCCGCCAAGCTGTATCCGGTGCTGCTGCTCGGACCTCTGCTGGTGCTCTGCTGGCGGGCGGGCAGGTACCGCGAGTACGGGGCGGCCTTCCTGGGTGCGGCGGCCTCCTGGCTGATCGTGAACCTGCCGGTGATGCTGCTGGCGCCCGAGGGATGGAAGAAGTTCTACACCTTCAGCCAGGAGCGGCAGGTCGACTTCGGTTCGTTCTGGCTGATCATCACGCAGCGCACGGGCGAGTCGATCGACGTCGACACGGTCAACACCTACGCGACGCTGCTGATGCTCCTCTCGTGCGCCGGCATCGCGGCGCTCGCCCTGACCGCGCCGCGCCGGCCCCGGTTCGCACAGCTCGCGTTCCTGGTCGTGGCGGCGTTCATCCTCACCAACAAGGTCTACTCGCCGCAGTACGTGCTGTGGCTGATCCCCCTCGCCGCGCTCGCCAGGCCGCGCTGGAGGGACTTCCTGATCTGGCAGGCCTGCGAGGTCATGTACTTCCTGGGCATCTGGATGTACCTCGCGTACACCACGAGCGGGGACAAGCACCAGGGCCTGCCGCCGGAGGGCTACCAGCTGGCGATCGCACTGCATCTGCTGGGGACGCTCTACCTGTGCGCGGTGGTCGTCCGGGACATCCTGATGCCGGAGCGTGACCCCGTACGACAGGACGGGTCGGACGACCCCTCCGGTGGGGTCCTGGACAGGGCGCAGGACGTCTTCGTACTCGGCCAGGCGGCCCGCCCACCGCGGCACGCGGCGCACGCGGTGGAGGGGCCGAGGGTGGAGTGGGGGATGACCGGCTCAGCAGGCCACTAG
- a CDS encoding alanine racemase, giving the protein MALSLYVDTARWRAHQKSVLDQFPGLVPVCKGNGYGFGHERLAEETIRFGSDMLAVGTTYEAARIKDWFSGDLLVLTPFRRGEEPVPLPDRVIRSVSSVDGVHALVGARVVIECMSSMKRHGISEQDLGQLHAAIEDVRLEGFALHLPLDRTDGSDAVEEVIGWMDRLRAARLPLHTMFVSHLRAEELARLQQQFPQTRFRARIGTRLWLGDHEATEYRGSVLDVTRVAKGDRFGYRQQKAASDGWLVVVAGGTSHGVGLEAPKALHGVMPRAKGVARAGLATVNRNLSPFVWAGKQRWFAEPPHMQVSILFVPSDSQEPKVGDELVAHLRHTTTQFDRLVDR; this is encoded by the coding sequence ATGGCGCTCTCCCTCTACGTCGACACCGCACGCTGGCGGGCGCATCAGAAGTCCGTGCTCGACCAGTTCCCGGGCCTGGTCCCGGTCTGCAAGGGCAATGGCTACGGCTTCGGCCATGAGCGGCTCGCCGAGGAAACGATCCGTTTCGGCTCGGACATGCTCGCGGTCGGCACGACCTACGAAGCCGCCCGGATCAAGGACTGGTTCAGCGGCGACCTTCTTGTCCTCACCCCGTTCCGCAGGGGTGAGGAGCCGGTTCCGCTGCCGGACAGAGTCATCCGCTCGGTCTCGTCGGTCGACGGGGTGCACGCCCTGGTCGGCGCCCGGGTCGTGATCGAGTGCATGAGCTCCATGAAGCGGCACGGCATCTCCGAGCAGGACCTGGGCCAGTTGCACGCGGCGATCGAGGACGTGCGGCTCGAAGGCTTTGCCCTCCATCTGCCCCTTGACCGTACGGACGGCTCCGACGCGGTCGAGGAGGTCATCGGCTGGATGGACCGCCTGCGCGCCGCCCGGCTGCCCCTGCACACCATGTTTGTGAGCCATCTGCGGGCCGAGGAACTCGCCCGCTTGCAGCAGCAGTTCCCGCAGACCCGCTTCCGCGCGCGGATCGGCACGCGGCTGTGGCTCGGCGACCACGAGGCGACCGAGTACCGCGGCTCGGTCCTCGATGTCACCCGCGTCGCCAAGGGCGACCGCTTCGGCTACCGCCAGCAGAAGGCCGCCTCGGACGGCTGGCTGGTGGTCGTCGCCGGCGGTACCTCCCACGGAGTCGGTCTGGAGGCGCCGAAGGCTCTGCACGGCGTCATGCCGCGCGCCAAGGGCGTCGCCCGCGCGGGACTGGCCACCGTCAACCGCAACCTGTCCCCGTTCGTCTGGGCCGGCAAGCAGCGCTGGTTCGCCGAGCCGCCGCACATGCAGGTCTCGATCCTCTTCGTCCCCTCGGACTCGCAGGAGCCGAAGGTCGGCGACGAGCTGGTGGCGCACCTGCGCCACACGACGACGCAGTTCGACCGCCTGGTCGACCGCTAG
- the rpsF gene encoding 30S ribosomal protein S6 — MRHYEVMVILDPDLEERAVSPLIENFLSVVREGNGKVEKVDTWGRRRLAYEIKKKPEGIYSVIDLQAEPAVVKELDRQMNLNESVLRTKVLRPETH, encoded by the coding sequence ATGCGTCACTACGAGGTGATGGTCATCCTCGACCCCGATCTCGAGGAGCGCGCTGTCTCCCCGCTGATCGAGAACTTCCTCTCCGTCGTCCGTGAGGGCAACGGAAAGGTGGAGAAGGTCGACACCTGGGGCCGTCGTCGTCTCGCTTACGAGATCAAGAAGAAGCCCGAGGGCATCTACTCGGTCATCGACCTGCAGGCCGAGCCTGCGGTCGTCAAGGAGCTCGACCGCCAGATGAACCTGAACGAGTCGGTCCTCCGGACCAAGGTCCTCCGTCCCGAGACCCACTGA
- a CDS encoding MFS transporter, whose protein sequence is MPVVRDLRVLLRLTNFRRLLTVRLLSQSADGVYQVALATYVVFSPENQTSPGAIASAMAVLLLPYSLVGPFAGVLLDRWRRRQVFLYGNLLRAVLACSTAVLILGSAPDWLFYASALCVMAVNRFILAGLSAALPRVVDDERLVMANSLSPTAGTLAATAGGGLAFAVRLAGPDSDAVVVLLGATLYLCAALSSLSMGRELLGPDPELVQPRLIAALTSTAHGLVDGLRHLTERRTAVQALGAMTVLRFCYGGLTVMVLMLCRYAWSDTEAEGLRLLGLAVGVSGAGFFAAAVVTPWAVGRLGQYGWMATCAGVAAVLEPVLGLTFAAVPILIAAFVLGFITQGAKITTDTVVQTSIDDAFRGRVFSLYDMLFNVAFVGAAGVTALILPPDGRSAPLVLMIAVLYGLTAAALLHWRRRGVSP, encoded by the coding sequence ATGCCTGTCGTACGTGATCTGCGCGTACTCCTGCGCCTGACGAATTTCCGCCGGCTGCTCACCGTACGGCTGCTCTCACAGTCGGCGGACGGCGTGTACCAGGTCGCGCTCGCCACGTACGTCGTCTTCTCCCCGGAGAACCAGACCTCCCCCGGCGCGATCGCCTCCGCCATGGCGGTGCTGCTTCTGCCCTACTCCCTCGTCGGCCCTTTCGCCGGCGTCCTCCTGGACCGCTGGCGACGGCGCCAGGTCTTCCTCTACGGGAATCTGCTGCGGGCCGTTCTGGCGTGTAGCACCGCCGTGCTGATCCTCGGCTCGGCACCGGACTGGCTCTTCTACGCCTCCGCGTTGTGCGTCATGGCCGTCAATCGCTTCATCCTCGCGGGGCTCTCCGCCGCGCTTCCTCGCGTCGTCGACGATGAGCGGCTCGTCATGGCCAACTCCCTCTCCCCGACGGCGGGCACGCTCGCCGCCACGGCGGGAGGCGGACTCGCCTTCGCCGTACGACTGGCCGGCCCGGATTCGGATGCAGTGGTGGTCCTGCTGGGCGCCACGCTCTATCTGTGTGCCGCTCTGTCGTCGCTGAGCATGGGGCGGGAGCTGCTCGGCCCCGATCCGGAGCTGGTGCAGCCACGGCTGATCGCGGCGCTGACCTCGACGGCTCACGGCCTCGTGGATGGACTGCGCCATCTGACAGAACGACGCACCGCCGTCCAGGCGCTTGGCGCGATGACGGTGCTGCGCTTCTGCTACGGCGGGCTGACGGTGATGGTCCTGATGCTCTGTCGGTACGCCTGGTCGGATACGGAGGCGGAAGGCCTGAGGCTTCTCGGTCTGGCGGTGGGCGTATCCGGGGCCGGGTTCTTCGCCGCGGCCGTCGTCACTCCCTGGGCGGTCGGAAGGCTCGGCCAGTACGGCTGGATGGCCACCTGCGCCGGGGTGGCAGCCGTCCTCGAACCCGTCCTGGGGCTGACCTTCGCCGCGGTTCCGATCCTCATCGCCGCGTTCGTCCTGGGCTTCATCACACAGGGAGCCAAGATCACCACGGACACGGTCGTGCAGACATCCATTGACGACGCATTCCGAGGCCGGGTGTTCTCTCTGTACGACATGCTCTTCAACGTCGCCTTCGTCGGCGCTGCAGGTGTCACCGCACTGATCCTGCCCCCGGACGGACGCTCCGCTCCGTTGGTCCTCATGATCGCCGTGCTCTACGGGCTCACCGCTGCAGCACTTCTCCATTGGCGGCGCAGGGGAGTCAGCCCCTGA
- a CDS encoding inositol-3-phosphate synthase translates to MGSVRVAIVGVGNCAASLVQGVEYYKDADPAAKVPGLMHVQFGDYHVRDVEFVAAFDVDAKKVGLDLADAIGASENNTIKICDVPSTGVKVQRGHTLDGLGKYYRETIEESAEAPVDIVQILKDKQVDVLVCYLPVGSEHAAKFYAQCAIDAKVAFVNALPVFIAGTKEWADKFTEAGVPIVGDDIKSQVGATITHRVMAKLFEDRGVILDRTMQLNVGGNMDFKNMLERERLESKKISKTQAVTSQIPDRELGEKNVHIGPSDYVAWLDDRKWAYVRLEGRAFGDVPLNLEYKLEVWDSPNSAGVIIDALRAAKIAKDRGIGGPILSASSYFMKSPPVQYFDDAARESVEKFIKGEVER, encoded by the coding sequence ATGGGTTCGGTTCGCGTAGCCATCGTCGGCGTGGGCAACTGCGCCGCCTCGCTGGTGCAGGGCGTCGAGTACTACAAGGACGCCGACCCGGCCGCCAAGGTGCCGGGTCTGATGCACGTCCAGTTCGGCGACTACCACGTCCGTGACGTCGAGTTCGTCGCCGCCTTCGATGTGGACGCGAAGAAGGTCGGCCTCGACCTCGCGGACGCCATCGGTGCCAGCGAGAACAACACCATCAAGATCTGCGACGTGCCGTCCACGGGCGTGAAGGTCCAGCGGGGCCACACCCTCGACGGTCTCGGCAAGTACTACCGCGAGACCATCGAGGAGTCCGCCGAGGCTCCGGTCGACATCGTCCAGATCCTCAAGGACAAGCAGGTCGACGTCCTCGTCTGCTACCTGCCGGTGGGCTCCGAGCACGCCGCGAAGTTCTACGCGCAGTGCGCCATCGACGCCAAGGTCGCCTTCGTCAACGCCCTTCCGGTGTTCATCGCCGGCACCAAGGAGTGGGCGGACAAGTTCACCGAGGCCGGTGTCCCGATCGTCGGTGACGACATCAAGTCGCAGGTCGGCGCCACCATCACGCACCGTGTGATGGCCAAGCTGTTCGAGGACCGGGGCGTCATCCTGGACCGTACGATGCAGCTGAACGTCGGCGGCAACATGGACTTCAAGAACATGCTCGAGCGCGAGCGCCTGGAGTCCAAGAAGATCTCCAAGACGCAGGCCGTCACCTCCCAGATCCCCGACCGGGAGCTCGGCGAGAAGAACGTCCACATCGGCCCGTCCGACTACGTGGCTTGGCTGGACGACCGCAAGTGGGCGTACGTCCGCCTGGAGGGCCGCGCCTTCGGTGACGTCCCGCTGAACCTGGAGTACAAGCTCGAGGTCTGGGACTCCCCGAACTCCGCGGGTGTCATCATCGACGCGCTGCGCGCCGCGAAGATCGCCAAGGACCGCGGCATCGGCGGCCCGATCCTCTCCGCGTCCTCGTACTTCATGAAGTCCCCGCCGGTCCAGTACTTCGACGACGCGGCCCGCGAGAGCGTCGAGAAGTTCATCAAGGGCGAGGTCGAGCGCTGA
- a CDS encoding transglycosylase domain-containing protein yields MIDYPRHDKYGWRRWVPSWKLATGLCLAFLGSLMTAGTIAYAMVGIPDQDKAAAAQNNVYYYEDGSQLAATGGEVNRQIISIDSIPADMQDAVISAENKTFQNDKGIDPMGIGRALFNMAMGEQTQGGSTITQQYVKNAMLGDQSQTLSRKFKELFISMKVGTEMEKPEIMEGYLNTSYYGRGAYGIQAAARTYYSKDAKNLTASECAFLASLLKGATYYDPAGAADIDPKANARDNTERATKRWKWILGEMLKDGHLDAAEHAEAIKKFPMPLKPRKDAQLGGQTGYLVDLAKAYFISNNDGGVTAEELAKGGYEIHTTFNKAKVKQLEDAVKKVRKENIDPKKRPEKDTHVQFGGASVEPKTGKIVAIYGGEDATKHFTNNANQTGAQVGSTFKPFVLAAAMEIGVRDPSLGPDQGPDSRTRVDPDKSKYNGANKLKIKNYDGTTWENEKGEQWLQTNDGGESYKDITLRDAMVRSANSPFAQLGMDIGIENVRTTAIRAGLLKDSLVDGEVPSFSLGISDPSAIRMAGAYGTFAAEGKQSDPYSVTKVEKGGEVIYEHEAATKQAFSSAIASNVTDVLVDVVEDGTGSNAKLPGRKVAGKTGTTDGNKSAWFVGYTPQLSTAIDMYRLDDDEGNKDRKFLEMFGTGGQEKIHGASFPSEIFKDYMTAALKGEEAVPFPEPEPLDAEAVIGGGLPTPAPTPSDTPSPTPSQTPSQTPSQTPSQSPDPSQSCDRFDWTCDPTAGQDVGGANSGTDAGTTDGGATDGGATNSPSPSAGANGTQGNGNDGGGWLGGADS; encoded by the coding sequence CTGATCGACTATCCCCGGCACGACAAGTACGGGTGGCGGCGCTGGGTGCCGTCCTGGAAACTCGCGACCGGGCTGTGCCTCGCCTTCCTCGGCAGTCTCATGACCGCCGGGACCATCGCGTACGCGATGGTGGGCATCCCGGATCAGGACAAGGCGGCCGCGGCGCAGAACAACGTCTACTACTACGAGGACGGGTCCCAGCTGGCCGCCACCGGTGGTGAGGTCAACCGTCAGATCATCTCGATCGACAGCATCCCCGCCGACATGCAGGACGCGGTGATCTCGGCCGAGAACAAGACCTTCCAGAACGACAAGGGCATCGACCCGATGGGCATCGGCCGCGCCCTCTTCAACATGGCCATGGGCGAGCAGACCCAGGGTGGCTCGACCATCACGCAGCAGTACGTGAAGAACGCCATGCTGGGCGACCAGTCCCAGACCTTGAGCCGTAAGTTCAAGGAACTGTTCATCTCCATGAAGGTCGGCACGGAGATGGAGAAGCCCGAGATCATGGAGGGCTACCTCAACACCTCCTACTACGGGCGGGGCGCCTACGGGATCCAGGCCGCGGCCCGTACGTACTACAGCAAGGACGCCAAGAATCTCACCGCGAGTGAGTGCGCGTTCCTCGCCTCGCTCCTCAAGGGTGCGACGTACTACGACCCGGCCGGTGCGGCGGACATCGACCCCAAGGCCAACGCGAGGGACAACACGGAGCGCGCCACCAAGCGCTGGAAGTGGATCCTCGGCGAGATGCTCAAGGACGGCCACCTCGACGCTGCGGAGCACGCGGAGGCCATCAAGAAGTTCCCGATGCCCCTCAAGCCGAGGAAGGACGCGCAGCTCGGCGGCCAGACGGGTTACCTGGTCGACCTCGCCAAGGCCTACTTCATCTCCAACAACGACGGGGGCGTCACCGCGGAGGAGCTTGCCAAGGGCGGCTACGAGATCCACACGACCTTCAACAAGGCCAAGGTCAAGCAGCTCGAGGACGCGGTCAAGAAGGTCCGCAAGGAGAACATCGACCCGAAGAAGCGCCCGGAGAAGGACACCCACGTCCAGTTCGGCGGCGCCTCGGTGGAGCCGAAGACGGGGAAGATCGTCGCCATCTACGGCGGCGAGGACGCGACCAAGCACTTCACCAACAACGCGAACCAGACCGGTGCCCAGGTCGGATCGACCTTCAAGCCCTTCGTCCTGGCCGCCGCGATGGAGATCGGTGTCCGGGATCCGTCACTGGGCCCGGACCAGGGGCCGGACAGCCGTACCCGCGTCGATCCCGACAAGAGCAAGTACAACGGCGCCAACAAGCTCAAGATCAAGAACTATGACGGAACCACCTGGGAGAACGAGAAGGGTGAGCAGTGGCTCCAGACCAATGACGGTGGGGAGTCGTACAAGGACATCACCCTGCGCGACGCCATGGTTCGCTCGGCCAACTCGCCCTTCGCCCAACTGGGTATGGACATCGGCATCGAGAACGTACGGACGACGGCGATCAGGGCCGGCCTGTTGAAGGACAGCCTGGTCGATGGCGAGGTCCCGTCCTTCTCGCTCGGTATCTCCGACCCCAGCGCCATCCGCATGGCGGGCGCGTACGGGACCTTCGCCGCGGAAGGCAAGCAGAGCGATCCCTACTCCGTGACCAAGGTCGAGAAGGGGGGGGAGGTCATCTATGAGCACGAAGCCGCCACGAAGCAGGCCTTCTCGTCCGCCATCGCGAGCAATGTGACGGACGTGCTGGTGGATGTCGTCGAGGACGGCACCGGCAGCAACGCCAAGCTGCCCGGCCGCAAGGTCGCGGGCAAGACCGGTACCACCGACGGCAACAAGTCCGCCTGGTTCGTGGGCTACACGCCGCAGCTGTCGACCGCGATCGACATGTACCGCTTGGACGACGACGAGGGGAACAAGGACCGCAAGTTCCTGGAGATGTTCGGGACGGGTGGTCAGGAAAAGATCCACGGTGCGTCGTTCCCGTCGGAGATCTTCAAGGACTACATGACGGCGGCACTCAAGGGTGAGGAAGCGGTTCCGTTCCCCGAGCCCGAGCCCCTGGACGCCGAGGCGGTCATCGGAGGCGGTCTGCCCACCCCGGCACCCACGCCCTCCGACACGCCCTCTCCGACGCCGTCCCAGACGCCGTCCCAGACCCCGTCGCAGACCCCGTCCCAGTCGCCCGACCCCAGCCAGTCCTGCGACCGGTTCGACTGGACCTGTGACCCGACGGCCGGCCAGGACGTCGGCGGCGCCAATTCCGGCACCGACGCGGGCACCACCGACGGAGGAGCCACGGACGGCGGTGCCACCAACAGTCCGTCACCATCCGCGGGCGCCAACGGCACCCAAGGCAACGGCAACGACGGCGGCGGCTGGCTGGGAGGCGCCGACAGCTGA
- a CDS encoding PadR family transcriptional regulator, with protein MSRRSGILEFAVLGLLREAPMHGYELRKRLNTSLGIFRAFSYGTLYPCLKTLVANGWLIEEPGSAPEDALAASLAGRRAKIVYRLTAEGKEHFEELLSHTGPDTWEDEHFAARFAFFGQTEREVRMRVLEGRRSRLEERLEKMRASLARTRERLDDYTLELQRHGMESVEREVRWLNELIESERAGRDQRRSSAPGEAARQDNTSGETGGLPRHRGAMPPEGSASGRPNPPDPSEDTTN; from the coding sequence ATGAGCCGACGTTCCGGCATCCTCGAGTTCGCCGTTCTCGGCCTGCTCCGTGAGGCCCCGATGCACGGCTACGAGCTGCGCAAGCGGCTCAATACCTCGTTGGGGATCTTCCGGGCCTTCAGTTACGGGACCCTCTACCCCTGCCTCAAGACGCTGGTCGCCAACGGCTGGTTGATCGAGGAGCCGGGCAGCGCTCCCGAGGACGCCCTTGCCGCCTCGCTCGCGGGGCGCCGGGCCAAGATCGTGTACCGGTTGACGGCGGAAGGTAAGGAGCACTTCGAGGAGCTCCTGTCCCACACCGGCCCCGACACCTGGGAGGACGAGCACTTCGCGGCCCGCTTCGCCTTCTTCGGACAGACGGAGCGCGAGGTGCGGATGCGGGTGCTGGAAGGCCGGCGCAGCCGGCTGGAGGAGCGTCTGGAGAAGATGCGCGCCTCCCTCGCCCGGACACGTGAGCGCCTCGACGACTACACGCTTGAGCTGCAGCGGCACGGAATGGAGTCCGTGGAGCGCGAAGTGCGCTGGCTGAACGAGCTCATCGAGAGCGAGCGGGCGGGGCGGGATCAGCGACGATCCTCCGCTCCCGGGGAAGCCGCTCGGCAGGACAACACATCTGGAGAGACGGGCGGCCTGCCCCGGCACCGGGGCGCAATGCCCCCCGAGGGGAGCGCTTCCGGGCGCCCCAATCCGCCGGATCCGTCCGAAGACACCACCAACTGA